A region of Haliotis asinina isolate JCU_RB_2024 chromosome 9, JCU_Hal_asi_v2, whole genome shotgun sequence DNA encodes the following proteins:
- the LOC137297189 gene encoding P-selectin-like, protein MKAGCILSVVDCGPPDVVPNGNVIYNTTTYSSQGQIVCNPGFNLSDVNDTISCTANGTWDVLLGSCQAVDCGIPGPVHNGISLYNSTTYGSLCYLVCNPGFTGLNETITCRADGTWENVTASCEAVDCGTPALVHNGISLYNSTTYGSLCYLICNSGFTGLNETITCRADGTWENVTASCEAVNCGSPAATPFGSFNYSSTTHDGTDRRFYINNFFKSCPGDTGWMLIKDKADYNPCSWEKNVDLPAIMFSKSTTATLSGDFEFAHVMAVLAKVKEAATANLQKD, encoded by the exons ATGAAAGCAGGCTGCATACTTTCAGTCGTGGACTGTGGCCCCCCTGATGTCGTACCTAACGGCAACGTCATCTACAACACCACAACCTATAGCTCGCAAGGTCAGATTGTCTGCAACCCCGGATTCAACCTCTCTGACGTCAACGACACTATTTCCTGTACAGCAAACGGTACATGGGACGTCCTGCTGGGGTCATGTCAGG ctGTGGATTGTGGCATTCCTGGACCTGTCCACAACGGCATCAGCCTCTACAACAGCACCACGTACGGTTCTCTGTGCTATCTGGTTTGCAATCCTGGCTTCACAGGCTTAAACGAGACCATCACCTGCAGAGCTGATGGCACGTGGGAAAATGTGACTGCGTCATGTGAAG CTGTGGATTGTGGCACTCCTGCACTTGTCCACAACGGCATCAGCCTCTACAACAGCACCACGTACGGTTCTCTGTGCTATCTGATTTGCAATTCTGGCTTCACAGGCTTAAACGAGACCATCACCTGCAGAGCCGATGGCACGTGGGAAAATGTGACTGCGTCATGTGAAG CTGTGAACTGTGGTTCACCGGCAGCTACACCCTTTGGATCCTTCAACTACAGCTCCACAAC ACACGACGGCACTGACCGGCGATTCTACATAAACAACTTCTTCAAGAGTTGTCCTGGAGATACAGGCTGGATGTTGATTAAAGATAAAGCTGACTATAATCCCTGTAGTTGGGAGAAGAATGTCGATCTCCCAGCCATAATGTTCAGTAAAAGCACGACTGCTACATTGTCTGGAG ATTTCGAATTTGCGCATGTGATGGCAGTGCTGGCAAAG GTTAAGGAAGCAGCAACGGCCAATCTTCAGAAGGactag